Proteins found in one Paenibacillus wynnii genomic segment:
- a CDS encoding GNAT family N-acetyltransferase — protein sequence MIKKMTQSNINDYNKPYDGFTVIGRIVPRYEDGIWSYLEEIFEEHYIKQYEMESIDNSYIDDKNKAVYLYYEEDQCTGQIRLRENWNGFALVEEISVAKGSRNKGIGTALINKAVEWAKQNSLMGLMLETQDVNLFACRFYAKNNFIIGAVDSILYSKFPTAHEKAIFWYNRFKIIDNF from the coding sequence ATGATAAAAAAAATGACTCAATCAAATATAAATGATTATAACAAGCCTTATGACGGTTTTACTGTTATCGGAAGAATTGTTCCCAGGTATGAAGATGGAATATGGTCATATTTAGAAGAGATATTTGAGGAACACTATATTAAACAATATGAAATGGAAAGCATTGATAACAGTTATATTGATGATAAGAATAAAGCTGTTTACTTATATTACGAAGAAGATCAATGCACCGGCCAGATAAGACTTCGTGAAAATTGGAACGGGTTTGCTTTAGTAGAAGAAATTTCAGTTGCTAAAGGGAGTAGAAATAAAGGGATAGGGACTGCTTTAATAAATAAGGCTGTGGAGTGGGCAAAACAAAATAGTTTAATGGGTCTAATGCTTGAGACGCAGGATGTTAATCTATTTGCCTGCCGTTTTTATGCAAAGAACAACTTCATTATTGGTGCGGTTGACAGCATATTGTATTCGAAATTCCCAACGGCACATGAAAAGGCAATATTTTGGTATAACAGATTTAAAATAATTGATAATTTTTAA
- a CDS encoding DUF3885 domain-containing protein, translating into MTLDDYMNKHFPDLMLCPPLFHSWEIGIRFELGNPPMFSIDKQQYMKQVYDRAISIYKYLHKGSDEIFVVTNAHFADKPNPIRRKPKVYRRYITNKQALKGLKHKVIPYVFADVYEIDDFETHRFILKCFGRDIKYVSMIKAICNNDVAIKPKIYHDVFFVNVTTGTIFHVYDDRGCDVVSNSKTALINIYRDYKEWILNYDRARIDQILGSNFTEGSHSI; encoded by the coding sequence ATGACCCTTGATGATTATATGAATAAGCATTTTCCAGACTTAATGCTATGTCCGCCTCTCTTTCATAGTTGGGAAATTGGGATTCGTTTCGAGCTTGGGAACCCACCTATGTTCAGTATAGATAAGCAACAATATATGAAGCAAGTTTATGACAGGGCAATTAGTATCTATAAATATCTGCATAAAGGTAGCGATGAAATATTTGTTGTAACGAATGCTCATTTTGCTGATAAGCCTAATCCAATAAGACGAAAACCTAAAGTTTATCGCAGATATATTACAAATAAACAGGCATTAAAAGGCTTAAAGCATAAAGTAATTCCATATGTATTTGCGGATGTATATGAAATAGACGATTTTGAGACACATCGGTTTATCTTAAAATGTTTTGGAAGGGACATTAAGTATGTGAGCATGATTAAAGCAATTTGTAATAATGATGTGGCGATCAAACCAAAAATTTATCATGATGTTTTTTTTGTTAATGTTACTACAGGAACAATATTTCATGTATACGATGATAGGGGATGCGATGTCGTCTCTAACTCAAAAACTGCATTAATAAATATATATAGAGATTATAAAGAATGGATATTAAATTATGATAGAGCAAGGATTGATCAAATATTAGGTAGTAATTTCACTGAAGGCAGCCACAGCATATAA